Within the Salvia hispanica cultivar TCC Black 2014 chromosome 4, UniMelb_Shisp_WGS_1.0, whole genome shotgun sequence genome, the region TGAGCTCCAACAAGCTTGCAAAGATTTTGGCCTCGCAGACGATCAGATTGACGAGATCATTAAAGAAATCGACATAGATAATGTAAGTATATATAGACTAGTATGTATATGTTCTCCACTCATTCATTCACCACCCTGCCTAGCTACCTAAATGATGCTTTCGTTATCTCAAGGATGGACGCATTGACTATGGCGAATTCGCAACTATGATGAGGAAAGGCAATCCTGGAGTTAGTTCAAGAACCATGAGAGGAAATCTTAACTTTAACTTGGCCGATGCACTCCAAGGTAAACAAGATCCCAAGGAGGAGGACGATGActaaatttcacttttttgtATATGTTTCTGACAAATgtaatctttaattttttcatgtcCTACAACTTACCTCTCCTGCACCCTCtttgtaatttgtatatactactttaattttcattctctttgacaagagtataatttaatttgtagtaaCAAGAAGCACCATTTCCTTTTCGTATGCATACTGAACTCGTTATTCCTTTgttttcataataatttatttttctgacAAGACAAGATTTTCTAGTCCATAATCTTGAGTTTCAAACAAGATGAGCTTTGCTTCATAAGAATCAAGGATTCTTCTCATGgatgaaaaatatactttcATTGCTAGATATTTGGTTGTCAGAGAAGCAAAGAGCTAACTGAAAATTTGTGTTGAGGGAGCTAATActatgaaaaaatgatatctCTTTGACTCAAACTTGTCAGTTATAAGCCGCATGCAATCaatatattagaaaatttGACTCAATATAATTGAATCAAACACGTTGAGGTAGAtagacattttatttaaaaacttgAAGCAGTGTGGGGCTACCATACATCCGTTCAAAAGATCAACTGATAGACATTCAGTTCTAACCAAGGCCGTGAATTAACTAAACTTGATAAATGTAATGTGCGGTATCATAAATCGCCAATATGGGCGATCATGTCTGGATTCAAGAGGATGTTATTGGGATTCAAATTACATGAATAGCTATGGAGTCACTACCAACTGCAGATGCAATATCGAATATCGAACAATGAGTCAATAGTACTGAGAGTTATGCCTTGTTCCTCAGGACTATGATGCAGCCAGCCTTCCGAAGGCCATAATTTCATACACCATGCTATCATACACACTTATAATCTTGATCAGATTTCTGTCTTATGCCTCTTAATGCATTGCATTTTGATGCCAAACTCTTTCATCAGGAATAAGAACCTTCACTGCCACATCTCTCCTCATCATCATTGACAGTTCTTTATACATCTATCCAAATATCCTGGAACCAACTAAATTGGCCCCTATGATTACACCCGGGTCGTGGCATTCCAGAGATAGCCTCTGGCAACCTCGAATATAGCCACAGTGATTCCAACATTTTGCAGTGTTCGTCTTGTACATGATCACAAAAGATGAAAGCAGCTAGAGCAACATATGGCTCCAGCAATAATTGCAATAAAGTATTTTACTGGTTTTGTTTGTTGCAAATGTTTGTGGATATCAACTCATCTCACATTCACAATCTTTCCCCTTACCTTTTTGTCTTCGTATTGTATAGAAATCTTTTCTATCCATATTACTTGTCAAGATGACTGAGATGAGCCTAGTTTTGAAGAGCAAGTATGATCAGAATCCATAACGTTTTCTTGTATATATAATCACGTAGTTTACTGCATCAACTTACTCAGTTGTATTTTATGCATGTGCTGGATAAGAAGGCGAATTATGACTGCTATTTCATTGAGGCAAATGAGAAACAAAAATCTATCAGAACAGTATAACTCAGTgcttaatattgattaatggCAAACACCAAAATAACTATCACTATAAAGCGACATTCAAAATTTGAGTTGAATGAATATATACATACAGCAACATTCATGTGTTGCTTCATGTCGCATAAATGTAAAATCTCACCATTTCTGCTGCGATATCTTGAAAGAAAGAATGAATAGCAGGCTTCTGCACTTGAATACTCACCGCGGATGAAGGAATCGCCGTGTTTATGGATTTCCTTCTCCACTGAGATTGGAGGAAATGCACGTACAAATCTATTCATACACTTGCTTTTCTCTTCAGGAGGGTCGGAAACAATAAAACAGACCCAATGAGGAAAAGTACGGCCAAGGTCTTGTAATCGTATAGATCTTTCACCGACTTCAGATCTCCGAGTGCAAGTCCAGCCTAAACAAAGGAAATGTAGCATCAAATATAGACACCACAGAGTGACACAGATATTAATCATATGTTCATAAGATGAATGTCAACAGCCATAATAAAcatagaaaattgaagaaatgaaTGAAAGTGAAAAGGGCTTACGCTGACAGTAATATAAGAGGCTGGAACAAGACCAATGACAGTTGCAAGAAAGAAGGTATAAAATGGGATATCTACAATTGGTGAAGCCAAATTGATGAAAAGATTGGGCAATGTTGGGGTAACTCTCAGGAAGAGCATGTAGTTGAGCAACTTGTCTCTATGCCTCGCTATCTGAAATCAATGAGACGGATATCAGCAGCATGCCAAAGTCAAGAGTGTTGGATAACTAGAATAGCTAAAATATCTAAACCATTGATGGCTGTAACATGCATAAAAAGGTAAGCAAAATCTATGGTGTCTGCATTTAACCCATAAATAGTCATTATTATCTCACACATATACATAGTAGACTAACTAGTTTTCGCTCCCATTAAtccattttaataaaatcaatagtGTGGAATGTGGATGTTGAATTAGCGTAAAACACAAGATGCAGACTTAAGTAAAGGAATAAAGGATTGTAAAATGTGATACTTGGCTATTTGCTAGTTGAGATCCAAAGGGGAGAGAGAAACATACCTCTGCCTGAAAGTATCTTAGCTTTTCAGGCCACAACCAGAGAACAATGGGTTTGCCAATAAGCTTTGACAAAAAATAGCAAGACGATGCACCAGCAGTGGCATTAAAGACAACCAAGAAAAGGCCTCGGCCAACTCCAAAAAGAGCTCCAGCTAGCAAGGACATGAAAATTGTCCCTGGTATCATAAATGTCTGCATGAATATGTATGTCGAACAGTAACCCAGAATGAACTTTGCTGGGTAGTGTCGAGCATAGCTTGCAAGATGATCTCTAGAACACAAAACAAGTTT harbors:
- the LOC125218689 gene encoding uncharacterized membrane protein At4g09580-like, translated to MKATKILRSLSAPNALFESFSTSSAPSISMAAPRSVYVERSLDEDREKNAESPTDKKFRAEKSPPSRWEFVAALGVFLSFSSGLLFIYLTMPAADYDILKLPRTLADLRLLKDHLASYARHYPAKFILGYCSTYIFMQTFMIPGTIFMSLLAGALFGVGRGLFLVVFNATAGASSCYFLSKLIGKPIVLWLWPEKLRYFQAEIARHRDKLLNYMLFLRVTPTLPNLFINLASPIVDIPFYTFFLATVIGLVPASYITVSAGLALGDLKSVKDLYDYKTLAVLFLIGSVLLFPTLLKRKASV